The stretch of DNA gtatccactctgggagtcagatgtcggcagacaatagggttggcttataaaaactggaaagaagtcaaccagactctaaaaaataaagtttggaaagacattcaggtaagctattatttgttagaattttgatttgtttttctattactccaaatgttgactctaaccgtgtttgttttccttcaaaatagacggggttcattgtgccggacaccttcaaacatgattgtctcatcctagctgggaagttaatgaaagacttcaagaataggatgacaaaagacatcataatgcccgcgttgaaagagaatgatctgggacgactggcacaagtccctgaaaagcacccggagatcgacgctgctgattggtgcaaatttgttgaaagtcgactaactcctgaatttctggtacgctaattatattaacactaagataaactcttaaatacaagtacatgtatctaatgtatttttttggcattgtaggaattgagtaaggtgcaacgtgaaagttcctcaaaaattcaatccagacatcgaagtggtcggagtggaatggtgaacgtacgggaagctgtggtaagtaatacttaaaatttaatgtgctataatgtgctatacaatttaattggtactcatttcattgttataacg from Cannabis sativa cultivar Pink pepper isolate KNU-18-1 chromosome 2, ASM2916894v1, whole genome shotgun sequence encodes:
- the LOC133034644 gene encoding uncharacterized protein LOC133034644, yielding MANSESGSDSRAENECPTTIPTRGPTQMNEISKLMDQGKRVALEVNDKGQYCGKSYAKLVSTLGVRCRQTIGLAYKNWKEVNQTLKNKVWKDIQTGFIVPDTFKHDCLILAGKLMKDFKNRMTKDIIMPALKENDLGRLAQVPEKHPEIDAADWCKFVESRLTPEFLVR